The proteins below come from a single SAR324 cluster bacterium genomic window:
- a CDS encoding UvrD-helicase domain-containing protein — protein sequence MMPSNNIRFKKQSSMFQSINLEQHNVIEASAGTGKTFTIEELVMELILEKNISLRSILMVTYTEKATNELRERIRTRLTIMLETAEGLRPPPNNVSDSDPFWEIDTLRKGRLAQALLDFDSVPIYTIHGFCNRILREFAFENRQLFEKEHTSNQFLFPDLFKKYLRQSVLSHLQKYQPFLIWTRNTQKNVVDLLQKELSQLLMQDGKFIPELPDFDQLVHQISPSLLRWRFLDQQFKTTATGKHPVLEFYEGLDLNGTQKKGVLSTISSICKALEDFEQHKQESLLIFGLIAINWNHLFNPPLNKKQVFQLETSPEPIRHWLEQASAIVRMLPEIKNDQDQKIEDETWMKAWVMQCMLPEIRSALDLYKTENGLFDFDDMLRLVFQNLANSDGTDSPLTVSIREQYRYAIIDEFQDTDHIQWSIFKRLFFDKADSGLAETQHHLILIGDPKQAIYGFRGADVFTYLQACQRILGNQPPLMLDQNFRSTPAMIEGVNQIFSHSTLFTYNPHIQFSPVHCGNPGRTVQGSAIERGSIHLFSIEPLLQITRSWLEKQQTAAKPVLPQEILEKLRLLVNKRVTGWTTIREKLQEVLGATSQEAISIIYEKCLITEVDIPRQTFARAIATEIQQLLKHPLTFCEEGKPPVTLQEKDICVLFRSKAEGELLARYLRDAGISFAFYKQKGLFQTREARDLVHLLQAIEHPEDASKRGKLWLTRFFSIPLTELDSFFGSNTENQHIQELKNWHRLAMEREYKRLFEKVFRYSEILPRELFLTGQERDVTNFVHLSEILVKHATQKQLNLSELILLMISFTEENADPGQDENLLRLESDRNAVQLMTMHASKGLEFPVVFVFGGFSAPPNSSWFRYHDEHQQWVIDLFKLDKDRNEQEQQQENQRLLYVALTRAKARLYLWHVPQHPNGKKRIYNISPQGTYAALMDSLDAIIDNPQERTDIFSVSRIAPTDSEQSPLAQSPHQISDKGLDSDLARLPSVHKINSELEHFRQKRKGFVVTSYSKMKREQQQTESVEPVVNQEKSMLEPPREHDETTMNVAPGIKEKDLPGGANTGNFLHELLERVFFPSLENSITPEGWLERPKTRLLFEELIRKYGISAEFINQSASLVWHTLMNPVTIHDKSFLLSECDRHLREMKFYYPIPEPLHRWCLSKPDVESGDSGWTIRHGFLNGSIDFIFEQDGKVYFVDWKSDRLHDYSTEFLEQAVHSHYDIQMKIYTLAVLRWLKIQTEADFNDRFGGLMYLFLRGTPKQQGVYFFQPQWKDVLLYEQALMKE from the coding sequence ATGATGCCTTCAAATAATATTCGCTTCAAAAAACAATCTTCCATGTTTCAGTCTATCAACCTGGAACAGCACAACGTCATTGAGGCCTCCGCCGGAACAGGCAAAACCTTCACCATTGAAGAACTGGTGATGGAACTTATTCTGGAAAAAAACATTTCCCTGCGTTCGATTCTGATGGTCACTTACACGGAAAAAGCCACCAATGAATTGCGAGAGCGCATCCGCACACGCCTGACCATCATGCTGGAAACCGCGGAAGGCTTGAGACCGCCGCCAAACAATGTTTCAGACAGTGATCCCTTCTGGGAAATTGACACCCTCCGCAAAGGCAGGCTGGCTCAGGCGTTGCTGGATTTTGATTCCGTCCCCATTTACACCATCCACGGATTCTGCAATCGGATCCTGCGGGAATTTGCTTTTGAAAACAGACAACTCTTTGAAAAAGAACACACCTCCAATCAGTTTCTGTTTCCTGATCTGTTCAAAAAATACTTACGACAATCGGTTCTCTCCCATCTTCAAAAATACCAACCATTTCTGATCTGGACCCGGAACACTCAAAAAAATGTGGTAGATTTACTACAAAAAGAGTTGTCCCAATTGCTCATGCAAGATGGGAAATTTATCCCGGAATTGCCCGATTTTGATCAACTCGTACACCAGATCTCCCCCTCGTTGCTGCGATGGCGTTTTCTCGATCAGCAGTTTAAAACCACTGCCACAGGCAAACATCCTGTTCTGGAGTTTTATGAAGGACTGGACCTCAATGGCACCCAAAAAAAAGGCGTGTTGTCCACTATTTCGTCTATTTGCAAAGCGCTGGAAGATTTTGAGCAGCATAAACAGGAATCTCTGCTGATATTCGGTTTGATTGCGATAAACTGGAACCACCTGTTCAATCCACCGCTCAACAAAAAACAGGTTTTCCAGCTCGAAACCTCACCCGAACCAATTCGCCATTGGCTTGAACAGGCATCTGCCATTGTTCGTATGTTGCCTGAAATCAAAAACGATCAAGACCAGAAAATTGAAGATGAAACCTGGATGAAAGCCTGGGTGATGCAGTGCATGCTCCCTGAAATAAGGTCTGCTCTTGATCTTTACAAAACAGAAAACGGTTTATTTGATTTTGATGATATGCTCAGGCTGGTGTTTCAAAATCTGGCTAACAGCGATGGTACCGATTCGCCTCTGACGGTTTCCATTCGTGAGCAATACCGTTATGCCATCATTGATGAATTTCAGGATACCGACCACATCCAGTGGTCCATCTTCAAACGATTGTTTTTTGACAAAGCTGACTCAGGCCTGGCCGAAACACAGCATCACCTTATTTTAATCGGCGATCCCAAGCAGGCTATTTACGGATTCCGTGGTGCGGATGTGTTCACTTATCTTCAGGCCTGTCAGCGTATTCTCGGCAATCAACCACCACTGATGCTGGACCAGAATTTCAGATCAACGCCAGCCATGATCGAAGGCGTTAACCAGATTTTTTCTCACTCAACCCTCTTCACTTATAATCCGCACATCCAGTTTTCACCCGTCCATTGTGGAAATCCCGGCCGCACAGTGCAGGGATCCGCCATTGAACGAGGTTCCATTCATCTGTTTTCCATCGAACCGCTCCTTCAAATCACCCGGTCCTGGCTGGAAAAACAACAAACCGCGGCCAAACCTGTACTCCCGCAGGAAATATTGGAAAAACTACGCCTACTGGTCAACAAGCGCGTCACGGGCTGGACAACGATCAGGGAAAAACTGCAAGAAGTGCTTGGCGCAACGTCACAAGAAGCAATTTCGATTATTTATGAAAAATGCCTGATCACTGAAGTGGATATTCCCCGACAAACCTTTGCACGGGCAATTGCCACAGAGATCCAGCAACTGCTTAAACATCCACTGACATTTTGTGAAGAGGGAAAACCTCCTGTGACGCTACAGGAAAAAGATATCTGTGTGCTGTTCCGCTCCAAAGCAGAAGGAGAACTCCTGGCAAGATACCTCAGAGACGCGGGAATCTCTTTTGCGTTTTATAAACAAAAAGGCTTGTTTCAAACCCGTGAAGCCAGAGATCTGGTCCATCTGCTTCAAGCCATTGAACACCCCGAAGACGCCTCAAAACGCGGAAAACTATGGCTCACCCGTTTTTTTTCCATTCCGCTGACCGAACTGGATTCTTTTTTCGGATCCAACACTGAAAATCAGCATATTCAGGAACTGAAAAACTGGCATCGTCTGGCCATGGAACGGGAATACAAAAGATTATTTGAAAAAGTGTTCCGTTATTCCGAAATACTTCCCAGAGAGTTGTTTCTCACAGGACAGGAACGAGACGTGACCAATTTTGTGCATCTGAGCGAAATTCTGGTCAAACATGCCACACAAAAACAACTAAACCTCTCAGAATTGATCCTGCTGATGATTTCATTCACCGAAGAAAACGCGGATCCCGGACAGGATGAAAACCTGCTCCGACTGGAAAGCGACCGTAACGCGGTACAACTCATGACCATGCATGCGTCCAAAGGCCTGGAATTTCCTGTCGTATTTGTTTTCGGAGGATTCAGCGCACCGCCAAATTCATCCTGGTTCCGTTACCATGATGAACACCAACAATGGGTGATTGATTTGTTCAAACTCGACAAGGATCGCAACGAACAGGAGCAACAACAGGAAAATCAGAGACTGTTGTATGTCGCGTTGACCCGTGCCAAAGCCCGTCTCTACCTGTGGCATGTCCCGCAACATCCCAACGGGAAAAAAAGAATCTATAATATTTCACCACAGGGAACGTATGCCGCGTTGATGGATAGCCTGGATGCCATCATTGATAATCCACAGGAACGAACCGATATTTTCAGCGTTTCCCGGATTGCCCCCACGGATTCAGAACAGTCGCCATTAGCACAATCGCCCCATCAAATCAGTGATAAGGGTCTGGACTCTGATCTGGCACGGTTGCCATCGGTCCATAAAATCAACAGTGAACTCGAACACTTCCGGCAAAAACGAAAAGGCTTCGTGGTGACGTCCTACAGCAAAATGAAACGGGAACAACAACAGACAGAAAGTGTGGAACCTGTCGTGAATCAGGAAAAAAGCATGCTTGAACCGCCACGGGAGCATGATGAAACCACTATGAATGTGGCCCCTGGCATCAAGGAAAAAGATCTTCCGGGAGGCGCAAACACCGGAAATTTTCTGCATGAATTGCTGGAGCGTGTATTTTTTCCGTCGCTGGAAAACAGCATTACCCCCGAAGGATGGCTTGAACGTCCCAAGACACGCTTGTTGTTTGAAGAACTGATCCGGAAATACGGAATTTCCGCGGAATTTATCAACCAGAGCGCAAGCCTTGTCTGGCATACCTTGATGAATCCCGTCACGATCCACGACAAATCTTTCCTGTTATCTGAATGTGACCGTCACTTGCGAGAAATGAAATTTTACTATCCCATTCCTGAACCCCTGCATCGCTGGTGTCTTTCAAAACCGGATGTTGAATCCGGAGACTCAGGCTGGACCATTCGTCATGGATTTCTGAATGGTTCCATTGATTTTATTTTCGAACAGGACGGCAAAGTTTATTTCGTGGACTGGAAAAGCGACCGTCTGCATGATTACAGCACTGAATTTCTGGAACAGGCTGTGCACAGTCACTATGACATTCAGATGAAAATCTACACACTGGCGGTATTGCGCTGGTTGAAAATTCAGACTGAAGCGGATTTCAACGATCGGTTTGGTGGTTTGATGTATTTATTTTTGAGAGGCACTCCCAAACAACAGGGCGTGTATTTTTTTCAACCGCAATGGAAAGATGTCTTGCTGTATGAACAAGCATTGATGAAAGAATAA
- a CDS encoding PAS domain-containing protein — MEDFSAQYSPDGRNETTVFNHLEQAILLVNRNLQVVLCNEAAVRFWNIPQNKIIKQKLKKLFPQDEFIPRHVEQVFKAGHNVHFTDYTIHASIRPRITELTISPIVDKNHAIDQAVITISDQTHLAQVRAKEQEQAILNSIGLFTASIAHEIKNPLGGIKGVTQLLQRDLQQHEISTDSTEMILHELGRIERLLKQLSLYSQPMSLDYSTFNIHELLHTVLWFEMGASQKKVRFHREFDPSLPDIVADRDKLHQVFLNLIRNAVQASPDESDITIRSCYCRGWQVAEKNLNPRLKYYLIEIEDSGSGISPENRQQLFKPLFTTKLKGKGLGLSISFRIVHEHGGILDYRPSANGGAIFQVYIPARPESD; from the coding sequence GTGGAAGACTTTTCGGCACAGTATTCTCCTGATGGGAGGAATGAAACAACTGTGTTTAATCATCTGGAGCAGGCAATTCTCCTGGTCAACCGGAATTTGCAGGTCGTTTTGTGCAATGAAGCGGCTGTCCGTTTCTGGAATATCCCTCAGAATAAAATTATCAAACAAAAACTGAAAAAACTTTTTCCTCAGGATGAATTTATTCCACGGCATGTAGAACAGGTCTTCAAAGCCGGACATAATGTACATTTTACAGATTACACAATCCATGCGAGCATTCGTCCGAGAATCACGGAATTGACCATCAGCCCGATTGTTGATAAAAATCACGCGATTGATCAAGCGGTAATCACAATTTCTGATCAAACCCATCTTGCACAGGTCAGAGCAAAAGAGCAGGAGCAGGCAATTTTAAATTCAATCGGCCTGTTTACCGCATCCATTGCACATGAAATAAAGAATCCACTGGGTGGAATCAAAGGTGTCACGCAGTTGTTGCAACGTGATTTGCAGCAGCATGAAATTTCGACAGATTCCACTGAAATGATTTTGCACGAATTGGGGCGGATCGAACGTTTGTTGAAGCAATTATCGTTGTATTCCCAGCCCATGTCACTGGATTACAGCACGTTCAATATTCATGAACTGCTGCATACCGTATTATGGTTTGAAATGGGCGCGTCTCAGAAAAAAGTGCGCTTTCATCGGGAGTTTGACCCCTCATTGCCGGATATTGTCGCGGATCGTGATAAATTGCATCAGGTCTTTTTAAATCTCATCCGCAATGCGGTTCAGGCTTCTCCCGATGAAAGTGATATCACCATTCGATCCTGTTACTGCCGGGGTTGGCAGGTGGCGGAGAAAAATCTCAATCCTCGCCTTAAATATTATTTGATTGAGATTGAAGACTCTGGATCAGGTATTTCACCCGAAAATCGTCAGCAGTTGTTCAAACCGCTATTCACCACAAAACTGAAAGGAAAAGGTCTCGGACTGTCAATTTCCTTCAGGATTGTTCATGAACATGGCGGCATTCTGGATTACCGTCCGTCCGCTAATGGTGGCGCTATTTTTCAGGTCTACATCCCT